A genome region from Verrucomicrobiota bacterium includes the following:
- a CDS encoding DUF3299 domain-containing protein gives MKAHSVFFGGWTIAALLAAGLLGVNAADGKADGKPRKGAPTRGEPIRRAEPKNETPAAKPAPAAPAPAFKAEEPPPGSTVIAHDGFLSVGFDRLSTFTYIVPEDLPGDKKEEPKEKPDQIPAAVRALNQKPISLKGYMLPLKVEGGLVTELLIMKDQSMCCFGTVPKINEWVSVKMVGKGVKAVMDQPVTFFGKLFVGEIMENGYLVGIYRMDGERIGETDGI, from the coding sequence ATGAAAGCGCATTCGGTTTTCTTTGGCGGCTGGACCATAGCGGCGTTGCTCGCGGCGGGTCTGCTCGGGGTGAACGCCGCGGACGGCAAGGCGGACGGCAAACCCAGGAAGGGCGCCCCCACCCGGGGCGAGCCTATCCGGCGGGCTGAGCCCAAGAACGAGACGCCGGCGGCCAAGCCTGCACCCGCCGCGCCAGCGCCCGCGTTCAAAGCGGAGGAACCTCCGCCTGGATCGACCGTGATTGCGCACGACGGATTCCTCTCGGTGGGCTTCGACAGGCTGTCCACCTTCACTTACATCGTCCCGGAAGATCTGCCCGGGGACAAAAAAGAGGAACCGAAGGAGAAGCCGGACCAAATCCCGGCGGCGGTGCGCGCGCTGAATCAGAAGCCGATCTCTCTCAAGGGCTACATGCTTCCATTGAAGGTTGAGGGGGGATTGGTGACGGAGCTGTTGATCATGAAAGATCAGTCCATGTGCTGCTTCGGCACCGTGCCCAAGATCAACGAATGGGTGAGCGTGAAGATGGTGGGCAAAGGGGTGAAGGCGGTGATGGACCAGCCGGTGACCTTCTTCGGCAAGCTCTTCGTGGGCGAGATCATGGAGAACGGCTACTTGGTGGGGATTTACCGGATGGACGGCGAACGGATTGGCGAGACGGATGGAATCTGA
- a CDS encoding (Fe-S)-binding protein, whose product MTSNPTASHLKDLDYSVVQQCMHCGLCLPTCPTYDATKLERNSPRGRIALMRAIADGRLEPTATFAEEMYFCLGCLACMTACPAGVNYAELFEHARAEAESSGTLDHPKRGLIRFFTLNWLFTDLRRLELVGLALRLYQGLGLQTLVRKSGLLGLLPRRLRELEAMTPQVQPAFSADLIPETLHPSRPKRFRVALLTGCAQDLIFSDVNRDTAEVLARNGCEVHTPPSQHCCGSLHAHNGDLETSRLLARRNLDQFPPRQYDAIITNAAGCGSHLKHYGNLLAGDAAYVERAREWDNKVKDIHEWLIHIGMEPPAAEPQADRKVTYHEACHLCHGQKITSQPRTLLKSIPKLNLVELPESTWCCGSAGIYNLIQPEMAGQLLERKVKHIESTGAHVVATGNPGCLLQVRNGCTRAGLDLRVVHPVTLLAEAYRAEEQGTQPRT is encoded by the coding sequence ATGACCTCCAACCCAACGGCATCCCACCTCAAGGACCTGGACTACTCGGTCGTGCAGCAGTGCATGCATTGTGGACTTTGCCTGCCCACCTGCCCGACCTACGACGCCACCAAGCTGGAGCGCAACAGCCCTCGCGGGCGCATCGCCCTCATGCGCGCCATTGCCGACGGCCGACTCGAACCCACCGCGACCTTCGCCGAGGAGATGTATTTCTGCCTGGGCTGCCTGGCCTGCATGACCGCCTGTCCCGCCGGCGTGAATTACGCGGAGCTCTTCGAACATGCCCGCGCCGAGGCGGAGAGCAGCGGCACGCTCGACCATCCCAAGCGCGGGTTGATTCGTTTCTTCACGTTGAACTGGCTGTTCACGGATCTGCGCCGGCTGGAGCTGGTGGGTTTGGCGCTGCGGCTTTACCAGGGACTCGGCCTGCAAACCCTGGTGCGGAAATCCGGCTTGCTCGGGCTGCTGCCCCGCCGGCTGCGGGAACTGGAAGCCATGACGCCGCAAGTGCAGCCCGCCTTTTCCGCGGATCTCATCCCGGAAACGTTGCATCCGTCCCGTCCGAAACGTTTTCGTGTGGCCCTGCTCACCGGCTGCGCACAGGACTTGATTTTCAGCGACGTGAACCGGGACACCGCCGAAGTGCTGGCGCGAAATGGCTGTGAAGTTCATACCCCGCCCTCGCAGCACTGCTGCGGCTCGTTGCACGCGCACAACGGTGACCTTGAGACATCCCGCCTGCTGGCCCGGCGCAATCTCGATCAATTCCCTCCCCGCCAATACGACGCCATCATCACCAACGCCGCCGGATGCGGCTCCCACTTGAAGCACTATGGCAACCTGCTGGCCGGCGACGCGGCTTACGTTGAACGGGCTCGAGAATGGGACAACAAGGTCAAAGACATTCATGAGTGGCTCATCCACATCGGCATGGAGCCGCCCGCCGCGGAACCTCAGGCGGATCGAAAAGTGACCTACCATGAAGCCTGCCACCTCTGCCACGGCCAGAAGATCACCTCCCAGCCCCGGACCTTGCTCAAGAGCATTCCCAAGCTGAATCTGGTGGAACTGCCGGAGAGCACGTGGTGTTGTGGCAGCGCCGGGATTTACAATTTGATCCAGCCGGAAATGGCTGGCCAGCTCCTGGAGCGGAAGGTGAAACACATCGAATCCACGGGAGCCCATGTCGTGGCAACCGGCAATCCGGGTTGCCTCCTGCAGGTCCGCAACGGATGCACCCGAGCTGGCCTCGACCTCCGCGTCGTCCACCCCGTCACCCTGCTGGCGGAAGCCTACCGCGCGGAAGAGCAGGGAACGCAGCCTCGAACGTGA